A part of Melittangium boletus DSM 14713 genomic DNA contains:
- a CDS encoding peptide ABC transporter substrate-binding protein, with product MLALVLVATGCGRCGFQAEPGVKIVVPAMPTTLDWSHSDPTSWSNYPVMLATQRGLTTLAPDNSVQPGLARSWERVLTERGQEVFTFHLREDVRWSDGTTPLTAQDFVLGWHRALQGRERGEMMDLAGAEDVLALQERGASPEALQAALARVGVEAVDAHTLRVTLSQPRGYFLARLANVYLFFPTPSAVLQGRSEEAVRDYFDRPRDGHPLALGPYRVEEWDRAGERVRLVHNPHSAFLPPLGPGERFAPVLTLLKSEVGPALYERGRVAFVFVDSAVALRGRAPEDLQREPLLSTYFLGFNTEKAPLNRPEVRRALSQAIDREALMKGLLPEVRPSQVLLPPELPGAATPEEAARLPHFEPERARETLASVAGLDRPLRLVYRSGDSFVPEVAIAERLAAQLARVGVQVTLDARSDFSAEVARRTPSGPRAYDLYLRRLGADYAHPNTFFTLFEKSGLHQTGWETQRGGEPMARFESLLERADAEPDAERARTLYAQAQALLLDEMAVIAPLYHPDRYFRARTFLHGVDVDPFNFLSLRELRLDASAPEGR from the coding sequence ATGCTCGCCCTGGTCCTCGTGGCCACGGGGTGTGGCCGGTGCGGCTTCCAGGCCGAGCCAGGCGTCAAGATCGTCGTCCCGGCGATGCCCACCACGCTCGACTGGAGCCATTCGGATCCCACCAGCTGGTCCAACTACCCCGTCATGCTCGCCACCCAGCGCGGGCTCACCACGCTCGCGCCGGACAATTCCGTCCAGCCTGGGCTCGCCAGGAGTTGGGAGCGCGTGCTCACCGAGCGGGGACAGGAGGTGTTCACCTTCCACCTGCGCGAGGACGTGCGCTGGTCCGACGGCACCACGCCGCTCACCGCCCAGGACTTCGTGTTGGGCTGGCACCGCGCGCTCCAGGGCCGCGAGCGCGGCGAGATGATGGATCTGGCGGGCGCCGAGGACGTGCTCGCGCTCCAGGAGCGGGGCGCTTCGCCCGAGGCCCTCCAGGCGGCGCTCGCGCGCGTGGGCGTGGAGGCGGTGGACGCGCACACCCTGCGCGTCACGCTGAGCCAGCCCCGGGGCTACTTCCTCGCGCGCCTCGCCAACGTCTACCTGTTCTTCCCCACGCCCTCGGCGGTGCTCCAGGGCAGGAGCGAGGAGGCCGTGCGCGACTACTTCGATCGTCCCCGGGACGGCCATCCGCTCGCGCTCGGCCCCTACCGGGTCGAGGAGTGGGATCGCGCGGGAGAGCGGGTGCGGCTGGTGCACAACCCGCACTCGGCCTTCCTTCCGCCGCTCGGCCCCGGCGAGCGCTTCGCGCCCGTGCTCACCCTGCTCAAGTCCGAGGTGGGCCCGGCCTTGTACGAGCGGGGGCGGGTGGCGTTCGTCTTCGTGGACAGCGCCGTCGCGCTCCGGGGCCGCGCGCCCGAGGACCTCCAGCGCGAGCCCCTGTTGTCCACCTACTTCCTCGGCTTCAACACCGAGAAGGCGCCGTTGAATCGTCCCGAGGTGCGGAGGGCCCTCTCCCAGGCCATCGATCGCGAGGCGCTGATGAAGGGCCTGTTGCCCGAGGTGCGTCCGAGCCAGGTGCTCCTGCCGCCGGAGCTGCCCGGAGCCGCAACCCCCGAGGAGGCGGCGCGGCTGCCCCACTTCGAGCCCGAGCGGGCGCGCGAGACGCTGGCGTCCGTGGCGGGCCTGGACCGGCCGTTGCGGCTCGTCTACCGGTCGGGGGACTCGTTCGTGCCGGAGGTGGCCATCGCCGAGCGTCTGGCCGCGCAGCTCGCCCGGGTGGGCGTCCAGGTGACGTTGGACGCGCGCTCGGACTTCTCCGCCGAGGTGGCCCGCCGCACGCCCTCGGGCCCCCGCGCCTACGATCTCTACCTGCGCCGCCTGGGCGCGGACTACGCGCACCCCAACACCTTCTTCACCCTCTTCGAGAAGAGCGGTCTGCACCAGACGGGCTGGGAGACGCAGCGGGGTGGCGAGCCCATGGCGCGCTTCGAGTCCCTGTTGGAGCGGGCGGACGCCGAGCCCGACGCGGAGCGGGCCCGGACGCTCTATGCCCAGGCTCAGGCGCTGCTGCTCGACGAGATGGCCGTCATCGCGCCGCTCTACCACCCGGACCGCTATTTCCGGGCCCGGACCTTCCTGCACGGAGTGGACGTGGATCCCTTCAACTTCCTGTCCCTGCGCGAGCTGCGCCTGGACGCGTCCGCCCCGGAGGGCCGCTGA
- a CDS encoding RICIN domain-containing protein: protein MQSFRSGSASGRMGVKGLAALALLFLPLTAAAGPGPHYRWDESKNRPAPNRCRNDSQCDGARTCSPAGWCQGEARPLPPPPPPPPPPGRDRGPDRHPDRGDARPQRSTFIRSRLNGLVLDIQGGNRQMGAGIIAHRAKGNREGNDNQQWELVPTRGGYLIRSRLNGLVLDIEGASKAISARVITWEAHGSPNQVWQLVPSPIRGYYYIQSQLNGYVLDIEGARTDGTGRLITHPMKRGERGGADNQLWQLDV, encoded by the coding sequence ATGCAGTCATTTCGGAGTGGCTCCGCGAGTGGACGTATGGGGGTGAAGGGGTTGGCGGCGCTGGCGCTGCTCTTCCTGCCGCTGACGGCCGCCGCGGGCCCGGGTCCCCACTACCGGTGGGACGAGTCGAAGAACCGTCCCGCGCCCAACCGCTGCCGCAACGACTCGCAGTGCGATGGCGCGCGGACGTGCAGCCCCGCGGGCTGGTGCCAGGGCGAGGCCCGCCCCCTGCCGCCTCCGCCGCCGCCTCCTCCTCCGCCCGGCCGGGACCGCGGGCCGGACAGGCACCCCGACCGTGGAGACGCCAGGCCCCAGCGCTCCACCTTCATCCGAAGCCGGCTCAACGGGCTCGTGCTCGACATCCAGGGCGGCAATCGCCAGATGGGCGCGGGCATCATCGCCCACCGTGCCAAGGGCAACCGGGAAGGCAATGACAACCAGCAATGGGAGCTTGTCCCCACCCGGGGTGGCTATCTCATCCGGAGCCGGCTCAACGGGCTCGTGCTCGACATCGAGGGCGCCAGCAAGGCCATCAGCGCGCGGGTCATCACCTGGGAGGCCCATGGGAGCCCCAATCAGGTCTGGCAGCTCGTGCCCTCCCCCATCCGGGGCTACTACTACATCCAGAGCCAGCTCAACGGCTACGTGCTCGACATCGAGGGCGCCAGGACGGATGGCACGGGGCGGCTCATCACCCATCCCATGAAGCGCGGCGAGCGCGGCGGGGCGGACAACCAGCTCTGGCAGCTGGACGTCTGA
- a CDS encoding MFS transporter translates to MSGEALPAEAHVEEHGLSTRTLLALGFTALLVPLNSTMIAVALPTIGHEFGAGLGTLSQWLVTSYLLVNIVLQSPGGKLGDVWGHRRVLTLGQVMFTLGALAGFFAQHVAMLALARMLMAAGGAVISPSSMAILRNGLPLDRRARAFGMFGALITLAAALGPMIGGELVSRLGWPSIFLVNVPILLLSALATRVGAPPEPIPTQRPAFDIMGSVLLGLGLGLIIVGTKSHGAWSVGLPAVGLVLLGVMYRWERKQRHPVIDFQLFRSRAFTAGSAVIALQNLAMYGMLFQLPYLFTQRFGEDTGRTGRTMLAMMIMMTIGTPLGGRLSEKLGARATAVTGALLGLAGMTILGVRTVDSPNEAILPLMLLGFGLSLGNAPSQASALSSVDRTRTGMAAGVMSTTRYLGGVVGIAILGGLLTQGAAAATERQHHGAIAVFGVSLALSAVAALALPRRETAR, encoded by the coding sequence GTGTCGGGTGAGGCCCTTCCCGCCGAGGCGCATGTCGAGGAGCACGGCCTCTCGACGCGGACTCTGCTGGCGCTGGGGTTCACGGCCCTGCTGGTGCCCCTCAACTCGACGATGATCGCCGTGGCGCTGCCGACGATCGGCCACGAGTTCGGCGCGGGGCTCGGGACGCTGAGCCAGTGGCTGGTGACGAGCTACCTGCTGGTGAACATCGTCCTGCAGAGCCCGGGCGGCAAGCTGGGCGACGTGTGGGGCCACCGGCGGGTGCTGACCCTGGGCCAGGTGATGTTCACGCTGGGTGCCCTCGCGGGATTCTTCGCCCAGCACGTCGCCATGCTCGCGCTGGCGCGGATGCTCATGGCGGCGGGGGGCGCCGTCATCTCGCCCAGCTCCATGGCGATCCTCCGCAATGGGCTGCCACTGGACCGCCGGGCGCGGGCCTTCGGGATGTTCGGCGCGCTCATCACGCTGGCCGCGGCCCTGGGCCCGATGATCGGCGGCGAGCTGGTGTCCCGCCTGGGCTGGCCCTCCATCTTCCTGGTGAACGTCCCCATCCTCCTCCTCTCCGCGCTGGCGACTCGGGTAGGGGCGCCTCCGGAACCCATCCCCACCCAGCGCCCCGCCTTCGACATCATGGGCAGCGTGTTGCTCGGCCTGGGCCTGGGGCTCATCATCGTGGGCACCAAGAGCCACGGCGCCTGGAGCGTGGGGCTTCCGGCCGTGGGCCTGGTGCTGCTCGGGGTGATGTACCGCTGGGAGCGCAAGCAGCGCCACCCGGTCATCGACTTCCAGCTCTTCCGTTCACGGGCCTTCACGGCGGGCAGTGCCGTCATCGCGCTGCAGAACCTGGCCATGTACGGAATGCTGTTCCAGTTGCCCTATCTCTTCACGCAGCGCTTTGGCGAGGACACGGGGCGCACGGGCCGCACCATGCTCGCCATGATGATCATGATGACGATTGGCACGCCACTCGGAGGCCGGCTCTCCGAGAAACTGGGCGCGCGAGCCACGGCGGTGACGGGCGCGCTGCTGGGGCTCGCGGGCATGACGATCCTGGGCGTACGAACGGTGGACTCGCCCAACGAGGCCATCCTGCCGCTCATGCTGCTGGGGTTCGGCCTGTCCCTGGGCAACGCCCCCTCACAAGCCTCGGCGCTGAGCAGCGTGGACCGGACGCGCACTGGAATGGCCGCCGGAGTGATGTCCACCACGCGCTACCTGGGCGGAGTCGTGGGCATCGCGATCCTCGGTGGACTGCTGACGCAGGGCGCGGCGGCCGCGACCGAGCGGCAGCACCACGGTGCGATCGCCGTCTTCGGAGTCTCCCTGGCGCTCTCCGCCGTCGCGGCGCTCGCCCTGCCCCGCCGGGAAACCGCGCGCTGA
- a CDS encoding PEP-utilizing enzyme: MENRSPSQVSFEAPGPGSWELETAHMKGPITPICANAITQGLRRGFSEATARYGLVMDHLRMIPVEGFMYAQTVYFGDAEGPLSPTHPDMLRRVNTAERALEGKWWREDLRRWDEEVKPAAIRTHHALQAVEPASLSTEELAEYLRAIGEHLRDMTRVHHAFNIAHIFPVGDFLVHATQWTGKSPGELARLLKGASAVSAQLATREPPALVQALREDAAARELLLSRTPARRILDELVAMPGAVGEQMKAHLQHVGYRSLGYDLSDPYVLEVPEALVRGIRGAVAGRAPEDDSAEARHLEQVREAVPAVHRALFDELLAEARLVYRLRDERNTYSDGWAMGLTRRAVLAVGTRLQELGRLTDATLAIEAELEELQGLLAGASAPTSEELRRRFQWRTTKSHVDVPARLGAPPSPSPSLDWLPPAARRVNTAVTFYLGRMMEEPPAQTTRTSVRGLPVSPGIHEGTARIIREQTDLGRIEAGDVLVAATTSPYFNVVLPLLGAIVTDRGGQLCHAAIVTREYGIPGIVGTRDATKLVRDGARVRVNGTTGELQVLA, encoded by the coding sequence GTGGAGAACCGCAGCCCATCCCAGGTGAGCTTCGAGGCCCCTGGACCCGGAAGCTGGGAGCTGGAGACGGCCCATATGAAGGGGCCCATCACCCCCATCTGCGCGAATGCGATCACCCAGGGCCTGCGCCGGGGTTTCTCCGAGGCCACGGCCCGCTATGGCCTGGTGATGGATCACCTCCGGATGATCCCCGTCGAGGGCTTCATGTACGCCCAGACCGTCTACTTCGGAGACGCCGAGGGACCCTTGTCCCCCACGCACCCCGACATGCTCCGCCGGGTGAACACCGCGGAGCGGGCCCTGGAGGGCAAGTGGTGGCGCGAGGACTTGCGGCGCTGGGACGAGGAGGTCAAACCGGCCGCCATCCGCACCCACCACGCCTTGCAGGCCGTGGAGCCCGCGTCGCTGTCCACCGAGGAGCTGGCGGAGTACCTGCGGGCCATCGGCGAGCATCTGCGGGACATGACCCGCGTCCACCATGCCTTCAACATCGCGCACATCTTCCCCGTGGGAGACTTCCTCGTGCACGCCACGCAGTGGACGGGCAAGAGCCCGGGAGAGCTCGCCCGCCTCCTCAAGGGCGCCTCGGCCGTCTCGGCGCAACTGGCGACCCGCGAGCCCCCGGCGCTCGTCCAGGCCCTGCGCGAGGACGCGGCGGCCCGGGAGCTGCTGCTCTCGCGAACCCCGGCGAGGCGGATCCTCGACGAGCTGGTGGCGATGCCCGGCGCGGTGGGCGAGCAGATGAAGGCCCATCTCCAGCACGTCGGCTACCGGAGCCTGGGCTATGATCTCTCGGACCCCTACGTCCTGGAAGTGCCCGAGGCGCTGGTGCGCGGCATCCGGGGCGCGGTGGCGGGACGGGCTCCAGAGGATGATTCGGCCGAGGCGCGGCACCTGGAGCAGGTGCGCGAGGCCGTGCCGGCCGTCCACCGGGCCCTGTTCGACGAACTGCTCGCCGAGGCGCGGCTCGTCTATCGCCTGCGGGACGAGCGCAACACCTACAGCGACGGTTGGGCCATGGGGCTGACCCGGCGCGCGGTCCTGGCCGTGGGCACGCGGCTCCAGGAGCTGGGCCGGCTCACCGACGCGACGCTGGCCATCGAGGCGGAGCTGGAAGAACTCCAGGGGCTGCTGGCGGGGGCGAGTGCACCGACGAGCGAGGAGCTGCGGCGGCGCTTCCAGTGGAGGACGACGAAGAGCCACGTGGATGTCCCCGCCCGGCTCGGAGCGCCCCCCTCGCCCTCGCCCTCGCTGGACTGGCTGCCTCCGGCGGCGCGGCGGGTGAACACGGCGGTGACGTTCTACCTGGGCCGCATGATGGAGGAGCCCCCCGCCCAGACGACGAGGACGTCCGTGAGGGGCCTGCCGGTGAGCCCGGGCATCCACGAGGGCACGGCGCGCATCATCCGGGAGCAGACGGACCTCGGGCGCATCGAGGCGGGTGACGTGCTGGTGGCGGCCACGACGTCTCCGTACTTCAATGTGGTACTGCCCCTGCTCGGAGCCATCGTGACGGACCGGGGTGGGCAGCTCTGCCACGCGGCCATTGTCACGAGGGAGTACGGCATCCCGGGTATTGTCGGGACCCGCGACGCCACGAAGCTGGTACGCGATGGGGCGCGTGTGCGCGTCAATGGAACGACGGGAGAGCTGCAGGTGCTGGCATGA
- the lon gene encoding endopeptidase La, with product MFFGRDDKRDAQKRGSTVPLLPLRDIIVFPHMVVPLFVGREKSIAALKDAMAHKGPDDKAVILLAAQKKAKTNDPTSDDIFHFGTIGHVIQLLPLPDGTVKVLVEGVRRARVKKFQPNDAFFMVEVEDVEEVSEKSVELEALVRSVHSVFEAFVKLNKRIPPEMLMQVASIDDPARLADTIVAHLSLKLNDKQALLETESPAKRLEKLYELMQGEIEILQVEKKIRTRVKKQMEKTQKEYYLNEQMQAIQKELGERDEFKNEIQEIEEKLKNKRMSKEATLKVKKELKKLRMMSPMSAEATVVRNYIDWIISLPWYEETQDRLDVVEAERVLNEDHYGLKRPKERILEYLAVQQLVKKLKGPVLCFVGPPGVGKTSLARSIARATGRKFVRLSLGGVRDEAEIRGHRRTYIGAMPGKLIQSLKKAGSNNPVFLLDEIDKMSTDFRGDPSAALLEVLDPEQNHNFNDHYLDLDYDLSKVMFICTANTMHNIPGPLQDRMEVIRIAGYTEPEKLNIARRYLLPKEQEANGLSDLKIDFSNEALRTIIHRYTRESGVRSLEREVGGVYRKIARDVLKNGKRDIAVDRKLAMKYLGTPRFRYGMAEREDQVGIVTGLAWTEMGGEILTTEATVMPGKGKLIITGKLGEVMQESAQAAMSYVRTRADKFGIDRKMFENYDIHVHLPEGAIPKDGPSAGVTMCTALVSALTRVQVRKDVAMTGEITLRGRVLPIGGLKEKTLAAHRAGIKTVLIPKANKKDLKDIPKKIRAQLRIIPVEFVDDVLREALVLEKPEEFGRKNEQPKTTVVDPGAGAPA from the coding sequence ATGTTCTTCGGACGAGACGACAAGAGGGATGCCCAGAAGCGTGGAAGCACCGTTCCGCTCCTCCCGCTGCGCGACATCATCGTGTTTCCGCACATGGTGGTCCCGTTGTTCGTCGGCCGGGAGAAGTCCATCGCGGCGCTGAAGGACGCGATGGCCCACAAGGGCCCCGACGACAAGGCCGTCATCCTCCTGGCCGCGCAGAAGAAGGCCAAGACGAACGATCCCACGTCGGATGACATCTTTCATTTCGGCACCATTGGCCACGTCATCCAGCTGCTGCCCCTGCCCGACGGCACGGTGAAGGTGCTCGTGGAGGGCGTGCGCCGGGCCCGCGTGAAGAAGTTCCAGCCCAACGACGCCTTCTTCATGGTCGAGGTGGAGGACGTCGAGGAGGTCAGCGAGAAGTCCGTGGAACTCGAGGCGCTCGTGCGCAGCGTGCACTCGGTCTTCGAGGCCTTCGTGAAGCTCAACAAGCGCATTCCGCCCGAGATGCTCATGCAGGTGGCGAGCATCGACGACCCCGCGCGCCTGGCCGATACCATCGTCGCCCACCTGTCGCTCAAGCTGAATGACAAGCAGGCGCTGCTCGAGACGGAGAGCCCCGCCAAGCGGCTCGAGAAGCTCTACGAGCTCATGCAGGGTGAGATCGAGATCCTCCAGGTCGAGAAGAAGATCCGCACCCGCGTCAAGAAGCAGATGGAGAAGACCCAGAAGGAGTACTACCTGAATGAGCAGATGCAGGCCATTCAGAAGGAGCTGGGTGAGCGCGACGAGTTCAAGAACGAGATCCAGGAGATCGAGGAGAAGCTCAAGAACAAGCGCATGAGCAAGGAGGCCACGCTCAAGGTCAAGAAGGAGCTCAAGAAGCTCCGGATGATGAGCCCGATGAGCGCCGAGGCCACCGTCGTGCGCAACTACATCGACTGGATCATCAGCCTGCCCTGGTACGAGGAGACGCAGGATCGCCTGGACGTCGTCGAGGCCGAGCGCGTGCTCAACGAGGACCACTACGGCCTCAAGCGCCCCAAGGAGCGCATCCTCGAGTACCTGGCCGTGCAGCAGCTGGTGAAGAAGCTCAAGGGCCCCGTGCTCTGCTTCGTGGGGCCTCCGGGCGTGGGCAAGACGTCGCTCGCGCGCTCCATCGCCCGTGCCACCGGCCGCAAGTTCGTGCGTCTGTCCCTGGGCGGCGTGCGCGACGAGGCGGAGATCCGCGGCCACCGGCGCACGTACATCGGTGCCATGCCGGGCAAGCTCATCCAGTCGCTCAAGAAGGCGGGCAGCAACAACCCCGTCTTCCTGCTCGATGAGATCGACAAGATGTCCACCGACTTCCGGGGCGACCCCAGCGCGGCGCTGCTGGAGGTGCTGGACCCCGAGCAGAACCACAACTTCAATGACCACTACCTCGACCTGGACTACGACCTGTCGAAGGTGATGTTCATCTGCACCGCGAACACGATGCACAACATCCCCGGTCCCCTCCAGGACCGCATGGAGGTCATCCGCATCGCGGGCTACACCGAGCCGGAGAAGCTCAACATCGCGCGGCGCTACCTCTTGCCCAAGGAGCAGGAGGCCAACGGCCTGAGCGACTTGAAGATCGACTTCTCCAACGAGGCCCTGCGCACCATCATCCACCGCTACACCCGCGAGTCCGGCGTGCGTTCGCTCGAGCGGGAAGTGGGCGGCGTGTACCGGAAGATCGCCCGGGACGTGCTCAAGAACGGCAAGCGCGACATCGCGGTCGACCGCAAGCTGGCCATGAAGTACCTGGGCACGCCGCGCTTCCGCTACGGCATGGCCGAGCGCGAGGACCAGGTGGGCATCGTGACGGGCCTGGCCTGGACGGAGATGGGCGGAGAGATCCTCACCACCGAGGCCACGGTGATGCCCGGCAAGGGCAAGCTCATCATCACCGGCAAGCTGGGCGAGGTGATGCAGGAGTCGGCCCAGGCGGCCATGTCCTACGTGCGCACGCGGGCGGACAAGTTCGGCATCGACCGCAAGATGTTCGAGAACTACGACATCCACGTCCACCTGCCCGAGGGCGCCATTCCCAAGGACGGCCCGTCCGCCGGTGTCACCATGTGCACGGCGCTCGTGTCCGCGCTCACCCGCGTCCAGGTGCGCAAGGACGTGGCCATGACGGGTGAAATCACCCTGCGCGGCCGCGTGCTGCCCATCGGTGGCTTGAAGGAGAAGACGCTCGCCGCGCACCGCGCTGGCATCAAGACCGTCCTCATCCCCAAGGCGAACAAGAAGGATCTCAAGGACATCCCCAAGAAGATCCGCGCCCAGCTGCGGATCATCCCCGTGGAGTTCGTGGACGACGTGCTGCGCGAGGCGCTCGTCCTGGAGAAGCCCGAGGAGTTCGGCCGCAAGAACGAGCAGCCCAAGACGACCGTCGTGGATCCGGGCGCGGGCGCTCCGGCCTGA
- a CDS encoding response regulator — protein MSTANEELPIATGHARTREDDNLKLEQVKGSVLIVEDDPVHRELLVELVTQWGYEALPVGSAEEAEFAVRNKRMDAAIVDVFLPGRSGTTLMTRLRERFPQSVLIGVSAMSDASMARKCKGLGADLFIGKPLAPEKLAQALQSQHKSWH, from the coding sequence ATGTCCACCGCCAACGAGGAGCTTCCCATCGCCACCGGCCATGCCCGGACCCGCGAGGACGACAACCTGAAACTCGAGCAGGTCAAGGGCTCGGTGCTCATCGTCGAGGATGACCCGGTGCACCGCGAGCTGCTGGTGGAGCTCGTCACCCAGTGGGGGTACGAGGCCCTGCCGGTGGGCAGCGCCGAGGAGGCCGAGTTCGCGGTGCGCAACAAGCGCATGGACGCGGCCATCGTGGACGTCTTCCTGCCCGGACGCAGCGGCACCACCCTCATGACGCGCCTGCGCGAGCGCTTCCCCCAGTCCGTGCTCATCGGGGTGAGCGCCATGAGTGACGCGTCCATGGCCCGCAAGTGCAAGGGCCTGGGGGCGGATCTGTTCATCGGCAAGCCCCTGGCGCCGGAGAAGCTGGCCCAGGCGCTCCAGTCCCAGCACAAGAGCTGGCACTAG
- a CDS encoding PEP/pyruvate-binding domain-containing protein: protein MSVVSLQEALSEEDFGGKAVQLGAALRARLTVPPGFALSVRQVNQIAEGEPEAMAQVRELLAQVGPSVAVRSSAVGEDSANASFAGQHLTALAVRTQDALVDAVKQVWASGRSDAALGYRRKMGWEGEPRVAVVVQHLVAAECAGVLFTCDPMTGADERVIEATWGLGEAVVAGLVTPDRYRISRDGRILERTAGEKDLAILPLPEGGTHEVAVEPERVNALCLDDERLHALNALAARCEAHFGGQQDLEFAFVGPNLYLLQRRAVTRVG from the coding sequence ATGAGCGTGGTGTCCCTACAGGAAGCGCTGTCCGAGGAGGATTTCGGTGGCAAGGCGGTCCAGCTCGGCGCGGCGCTGCGTGCCCGCCTGACGGTGCCCCCGGGGTTCGCCCTGTCGGTGCGGCAGGTGAACCAGATCGCCGAGGGCGAGCCGGAGGCCATGGCCCAGGTGCGGGAGCTGCTCGCCCAGGTAGGCCCCTCGGTGGCGGTGCGCTCGTCCGCAGTGGGTGAGGACTCGGCCAACGCGAGCTTCGCGGGTCAGCACCTCACCGCGCTCGCGGTGCGCACGCAGGACGCCCTGGTGGACGCGGTGAAGCAGGTGTGGGCCTCGGGCCGCTCCGACGCGGCCCTGGGCTACCGCCGCAAGATGGGCTGGGAGGGCGAGCCACGCGTGGCGGTGGTCGTCCAGCACCTCGTGGCGGCCGAGTGCGCCGGGGTGCTCTTCACGTGCGACCCCATGACGGGCGCGGACGAGCGGGTCATCGAGGCGACCTGGGGCCTGGGCGAGGCGGTGGTGGCCGGGCTCGTCACCCCGGACCGCTACCGCATCAGCCGGGACGGCCGCATCCTCGAGCGCACCGCGGGAGAGAAGGACCTGGCCATCCTCCCCCTTCCGGAGGGAGGAACACACGAGGTGGCGGTCGAGCCGGAGCGGGTGAACGCGTTGTGTCTCGACGACGAACGCCTGCACGCGCTCAACGCGCTCGCCGCCCGGTGCGAGGCCCACTTCGGAGGCCAGCAGGACCTGGAGTTCGCCTTCGTCGGTCCGAACCTCTACCTCCTCCAGCGCCGGGCGGTCACCCGTGTCGGGTGA
- a CDS encoding ABC transporter permease subunit, translated as MSSVLVRLGRQVVLVPLVALASYFLMAALPLTSDDEAKRQVSPEVLASYRRDLGLGEPLGFLRPWQKLWRGERLGTSAQGVTGDELAWKLSGSVGVGLVALGLALGWALGFALLRARWRRSRLSLVTDMLPAAAFGTPVFIPALLFAPEVVERGHLLPEACAALVISVWPGIFLGTLVADALDTELARDYVRTALGKGLSPRAVLWRHVLPNVLPALLDAVGPVATALLAGSFAAERVFGLPYFGQLYVLAVLQKQVAVVVVATTVFASLLVGVGLVVESVRFLVDPRAREAAS; from the coding sequence ATGTCCTCCGTGCTCGTGCGTCTGGGCCGCCAGGTGGTGCTCGTGCCCCTCGTGGCGCTCGCGTCCTACTTCCTCATGGCGGCGCTGCCCCTCACCTCGGATGACGAGGCCAAGCGGCAGGTGTCTCCGGAAGTGCTCGCCTCCTACCGGAGGGATCTGGGCCTGGGCGAGCCCCTGGGCTTCCTGCGGCCGTGGCAGAAGCTCTGGCGGGGCGAGCGCCTGGGCACGAGCGCCCAGGGCGTCACCGGCGACGAGCTGGCGTGGAAGTTGTCGGGGAGCGTGGGCGTGGGGCTGGTGGCGCTGGGACTCGCGCTCGGGTGGGCGCTGGGCTTCGCGCTGCTGCGGGCGCGCTGGCGCCGCAGCCGGCTCTCGCTCGTCACGGACATGCTGCCCGCCGCGGCGTTCGGCACGCCCGTGTTCATCCCCGCGCTGTTGTTCGCGCCCGAGGTGGTGGAGCGCGGACACCTGTTGCCCGAGGCGTGCGCCGCGCTCGTCATCTCCGTGTGGCCGGGCATCTTCCTGGGCACGCTGGTGGCGGACGCCCTGGACACGGAGCTGGCGCGGGACTACGTGCGCACCGCGCTGGGCAAGGGCCTGTCGCCGCGCGCCGTCCTGTGGCGCCATGTGCTGCCCAACGTGCTGCCCGCGCTGCTGGACGCCGTGGGCCCCGTGGCCACCGCGCTGCTCGCGGGCTCCTTCGCCGCCGAGCGCGTCTTCGGCCTGCCGTACTTCGGCCAGCTCTACGTGCTCGCCGTGCTGCAGAAGCAGGTGGCCGTCGTCGTGGTGGCCACCACCGTCTTCGCCTCGTTGCTCGTCGGGGTGGGGCTCGTGGTGGAATCCGTGCGCTTCCTCGTGGATCCCCGCGCCCGGGAGGCCGCGTCATGA
- a CDS encoding ABC transporter permease: MRAARIPKRAWVGLGLLVGLGLASWLAGRVFPEALAHTCPLGRDPTHPDRTVCELAFGGLWVSLVIGLAAGGVSTAVGLGVAMAARAAGGFVEHQILRAVDAFFALPDVLVVMVLQLAGQSLLDAGQAGGLGPFGLMVVSLALVGWAGPARMFRNRLATLEGQEFVAASRALGAGRWHLLRLHLWPALRPFVLAVFLSRLPTAILTESTVSFFGIARMEPMSLGRYLGTSYAALIYEGGSRVVLPAWGLLVLLVLGASLASQALGAGTRRA; this comes from the coding sequence ATGAGGGCCGCGCGGATTCCCAAGCGGGCGTGGGTGGGGCTCGGGTTGCTGGTGGGGCTGGGCCTCGCGAGCTGGCTCGCCGGCCGCGTCTTCCCCGAGGCCCTGGCCCACACCTGCCCCCTGGGAAGGGATCCCACCCACCCGGACCGCACCGTGTGCGAGCTGGCATTCGGGGGCTTGTGGGTCTCCCTGGTGATCGGCCTGGCGGCCGGCGGCGTGTCGACCGCCGTGGGGCTGGGGGTGGCGATGGCGGCCCGGGCGGCGGGCGGCTTCGTGGAGCACCAAATCCTCCGCGCGGTGGACGCCTTCTTCGCCCTGCCCGATGTCCTGGTGGTCATGGTGCTGCAACTGGCCGGCCAGTCCCTGTTGGATGCTGGGCAGGCAGGCGGGCTGGGCCCCTTCGGGTTGATGGTGGTGTCCCTGGCGCTGGTGGGGTGGGCGGGACCGGCGCGCATGTTCCGCAACCGGCTGGCCACCTTGGAGGGGCAGGAGTTCGTCGCCGCCTCCCGGGCGCTGGGGGCGGGGCGGTGGCACCTCTTGCGCCTGCACCTGTGGCCCGCGCTGCGCCCCTTCGTGCTGGCCGTCTTCCTGAGCCGCCTGCCCACGGCGATCCTCACCGAGTCCACCGTGAGCTTCTTCGGCATCGCCCGGATGGAGCCCATGTCGCTCGGCCGCTACCTCGGCACCAGCTACGCGGCCCTCATCTATGAAGGGGGTTCACGCGTGGTGTTACCGGCATGGGGTTTGCTGGTACTGCTCGTGCTTGGCGCCTCGCTTGCTTCCCAAGCGTTGGGTGCTGGAACACGTCGTGCCTGA